In Fusarium musae strain F31 chromosome 7, whole genome shotgun sequence, a single window of DNA contains:
- a CDS encoding hypothetical protein (EggNog:ENOG41) codes for MSSKSRWADTEEDARIDAKLKEEKRRKKAEKARKIEQEKKAQEVAQQKALQFDDDRPSKRRRITPEPGANQQDKTPPAKLLRFPAGAWGKCRSVENYEKLNDIEEGTYGWVARATNKATGKVVALKRLKLEPQDRNGLPVTGLREIQILKDCQHRNIVTMEEVVVGDDVSRPDNSLFLVLEFVEHDLKSILDDMPEPFLSSEVKRLLLQLTSGIAYLHDNWILHRDLKTSNLLLNNRGQLKIADFGMARYVGDPPPKLTQLVVTLWYRAPELLLGAKTYDAAVDMWSVGCIFGELITREPLLQGKNEVDQVSRTFELCGVPTEETWPGFRRLPNARSLRLPKTQAATGSVIRARFPGLTTAGANLLGCLLSLDPERRPSASEMLQHEYFRQDPKPKPESMFPTFPSKANQERRRRAEPHAPVRGGQAAPLGDADLSGIFQGRDKEERGAGFQLRMV; via the exons ATGTCCAGCAAGTCTCGATGGGCCGACACCGAAGAAGACGCCCGTATCGACGCCAAactcaaggaagagaagcgacGCAAGAAGGCTGAAAAGGCTCGAAAGATtgaacaagagaagaaagcacAAGAAGTTGCACAGCAAAAGGCACTCCAATTCGACGATGACCGGCCCTCGAAGCGACGTAGGATCACCCCCGAACCAGGCGCAAACCAACAGGACAAGACACCTCCAGCGAAGCTATTGCGGTTTCCAGCGGGCGCCTGGGGGAAGTGCAGAAGCGTCGAGAATTACGAGAAGCTAAACGATATCGAGGAGGGGACTTATGGCTGGGTTGCGCGGGCGACAAACAAAGCTACGGGAAAGGTTGTCGCGCTCAAGAGGTTGAAGCTGGAGCCTCAAGATCGAAACGGCCTCCCCGTCACAGGCCTGCGCGAAATACAAATACTGAAGGATTGCCAACACCGGAATATCGTCACCATGGAAGAAGTGGTTGTAGGGGACGACGTATCACGGCCAGATAA CTCTTTATTCCTCGTCCTTGAATTCGTCGAACACGACCTAAAATCCATTCTTGATGATATGCCTGAGCCGTTTCTCTCTTCCGAAGTAAAGCGCCTCCTATTACAGCTTACATCAGGCATCGCATATCTCCATGACAACTGGATTCTACATCGCGACCTCAAAACCTCAAATCTCCTCCTTAACAACCGTGGCCAGTTGAAAATTGCTGACTTTGGCATGGCCCGCTATGTTGGCGATCCTCCCCCGAAACTCACACAACTCGTCGTCACCCTCTGGTACCGGGCTCCGGAGCTACTACTTGGCGCAAAGACATACGATGCGGCCGTAGACATGTGGAGCGTGGGCTGTATCTTTGGCGAGCTGATAACCCGGgagcctcttcttcagggCAAGAATGAAGTCGATCAAGTCTCGCGCACCTTCGAGCTCTGCGGCGTTCCCACTGAAGAGACTTGGCCTGGCTTTCGTCGTCTCCCGAATGCACGCTCACTACGACTTCCCAAGACACAAGCTGCTACCGGATCTGTCATTCGCGCTCGCTTTCCTGGCCTCACCACCGCAGGCGCCAATTTGCTAGGTTGTCTCCTATCACTTGACCCCGAAAGAAGACCATCGGCGAGTGAGATGCTTCAGCACGAGTACTTCAGACAGGACCCAAAGCCCAAACCAGAGAGCATGTTCCCAACGTTCCCTAGTAAGGCGAACCAGGAACGGCGAAGGCGTGCAGAGCCTCATGCGCCTGTGCGCGGTGGACAGGCTGCACCACTGGGCGATGCTGACCTCAGTGGCATTTTTCAGGGGCGCGATAAAGAAGAAAGGGGGGCAGGGTTTCAGTTGCGTATGGTCTAA
- a CDS encoding hypothetical protein (EggNog:ENOG41) gives MFRSLGSKPFARLKLNSGRGCIPRPNLFNPCVGRSFSSTLGQYQNATDIDEIFKNEDHKESERQWSTPLAKQLFAAISTTGPVPLASYMRMCLTGDIGGYYTGAIGQGRDQFGTKGDFVTSPEISQIFGELIGIWFIAEWISQGRPKQGVELIEVGPGRGTLMDDMLRTIQRFPAMANSIDAVYMVEASRELRNAQKQLLCGPDAPSSDSKSGFHSPSKYNGKQIVWTDTIKSIPIEADKMPFIIAHEFFDALPIHSFQSASAPPPQSKASSPTSPAQPPPDNTKPAMEWREMMVSPTPPGVTHAQLGTPKSQQDEPPPEFQLTLSSAPTRHSRFLPETSTRYRKLKNMPNSVIEVCPDASIFATDFATRIGGSEQYPKTKPSGAALILDYGTSDTIPINSLRGIRHHKRVNPFSAPGLVDLSADVDFTAIAEVAMSASEGVEVHGPVNQGDFLELMGIRERAEQLTKAPGVDKETADKIDGAWKRLVDKGPDGMGKLYKALAILPENDGRRRPVGFGGDVLG, from the exons ATGTTTAGGTCACTAGGCTCGAAGCCTTTTGCGAGACTGAAACTCAACAGTGGCCGCGGGTGTATACCACGGCCAAACTTGTTCAACCCTTGTGTTGGCCGGAGCTTCTCATCCACTCTTGGCCAATATCAAAATGCCACAGATATTGATGAGATATTCAAGAATGAGGACCACAAGGAAAGTGAGAGACAGTGGTCAACGCCATTAGCCAAGCAGCTCTTTGCTGCTATATCA ACAACCGGACCTGTTCCTTTGGCCAGTTACATGCGCATGTGCTTGACCGGAGATATCGGAGGCTACTACACTGGGGCCATTGGTCAAGGTCGGGATCAGTTTGGCACAAAAGGAGATTTCGTTACATCGCCAGAGATTTCACAAATCTTTGGTGAACTCATCGGTATATGGTTCATCGCTGAATGGATCAGCCAAGGTCGTCCCAAGCAGGGTGTCGAACTCATCGAGGTTGGGCCTGGTCGAGGTACTCTTATGGATGATATGCTTCGA ACCATTCAACGATTTCCTGCGATGGCTAATAGCATCGATGCTGTATACATGGTTGAAGCCAGCCGCGAGCTAAGAAACGCCCAGAAGCAACTCCTTTGTGGCCCGGATGCGCCATCATCAGACTCAAAGTCTGGTTTTCATAGCCCCAGCAAGTACAACGGCAAGCAGATTGTCTGGACCGACACTATCAAGTCTATTCCAATTG AAGCTGACAAAATGCCCTTCATAATCGCTCATGAGTTCTTTGATGCCCTCCCTATTCACAGCTTCCAATCCGCTtcagctcctcctccccaaTCAAAGGCATCTTCACCAACCTCGCCTGCTCAGCCACCACCCGATAACACCAAACCCGCCATGGAATGGCGAGAAATGATGGTCTCGCCAACACCGCCGGGCGTCACCCATGCTCAACTTGGGACACCGAAATCACAGCAAGATGAGCCACCTCCTGAATTCCAGCTAACACTTTCATCCGCGCCTACTCGCCACTCTCGTTTCCTCCCTGAGACCTCGACAAGGTACCGCAAACTCAAGAATATGCCCAATTCCGTCATCGAAGTGTGTCCAGATGCCTCCATCTTCGCTACGGACTTTGCAACTCGTATCGGCGGTTCTGAACAGTATCCCAAGACTAAGCCCAGCGGTGCTGCCCTTATTCTTGACTACGGAACGTCAGATACCATCCCTATCAACTCCCTTCGCGGTATCCGGCACCACAAGCGAGTGAATCCCTTTTCTGCGCCTGGTCTGGTCGACTTGAGTGCAGATGTCGATTTCACTGCCATCGCTGAAGTGGCTATGTCAGCGAGTGAAGGCGTCGAAGTCCATGGACCAGTCAACCAGGGTGACTTTCTTGAGTTGATGGGCATCCGAGAGCGTGCTGAGCAGTTAACCAAGGCGCCGGGCGTCGACAAGGAGACTGCTGATAAGATCGACGGAGCCTGGAAGCGCCTTGTTGATAAGGGCCCTGACGGCATGGGGAAACTGTACAAGGCATTGGCTATCCTGCCTGAGAATGATGGCCGAAGAAGACCAGTTGggtttggtggtgatgtcttGGGTTAA
- a CDS encoding hypothetical protein (EggNog:ENOG41~BUSCO:EOG092625OH), protein MIMRFLTGLLVLGMSLWTTQAYEIGLSEKEGYQEYCTGMYSKTSWGGPVDPFILVKFLNTSNSDVKDPIASLVIFEWKDRNLVGIPDPNTPGNRLGVCGDDFVKQGYCNKTDIGKFILHPDVDKKSSSVVLTKAVHLNDAAPINYAIKKTGYYCVLTDVVNTKKYDLVVEYRNAYGELEATQIPKLPFYGGMSILYALLAAYWGFLYYQHRHDILAVQNYITAILVFLVVEMLITWGFYEYQNRHGSNVGSKVFLTIVGILNAGRNSFSFFLLLIVCMGYGVVKHTLGRTMIRVRWLAAAHFLFGLVYSLTFLSITPETAGPFVLLIVLPLAGTLTAFYVWTLNSLNWTLKDLRERKQHAKEAMYRKLWWAILISVMVIFGFFFFNSFTFASASDPDFVPFHWKTRWFILDGWLNVVYFADVAWIAYLWRPTSNNRRFAMSDEIAQDDDGNFDLGDIGVPGEDSDDEDVEVGKTRNDSSNANGLSFSSASQSSAQPPRNNTRTAPRESLENETIFAIGEDGDKFSDDGSDEEDAKLVKTK, encoded by the exons ATGATCATGAGGTTCCTAACGGGACTGCTCGTGTTGGGCATGTCCCTTTGGACAACCCAAGCTTACGAGATTGGACTG AGCGAGAAGGAAGGCTATCAAGAATACTGCACCG GCATGTACAGCAAGACCTCATGGGGTGGACCCGTTGACCcattcatcctcgtcaagttcctcaacaccagcaactCTGATGTAAAGGATCCGATTGCGAGTCTGGTGATATTCGAGTGGAAGGACCGAAACCTCGTTGGAATCCCCGATCCGAATACTCCCGGCAAC CGACTTGGCGTCTGCGGTGACGATTTCGTCAAGCAAGGTTACTGTAACAAGACCGATATTGGCAAATTCATCCTGCATCCCGACGTCGACAAGAAGTCTTCGAGCGTGGTCCTCACAAAGGCTGTCCACCTCAACGATGCGGCTCCAATCAATTATGCTATCAAGAAGACTGGATACTACTGCGTTCTTACAGATGTGGTAAACACAAAGAAGTACGACCTAGTAGTCGAATATCGCAACGCTTACGGCGAACTGGAGGCAACACAGATCCCCAAGTTGCCCTTCTACGGTGGCATGAGTATCTTGTATGCTCTGCTTGCTGCCTACTGGGGTTTCTTGTACTATCAGCACAGGCATGATATCT TGGCTGTGCAGAACTACATCACGGCCATTCTCGTTTTCCTAGTGGTGGAAATGCTCATAACATGGGGGTTCTATG AATACCAGAACCGTCATGGTTCCAATGTTGGCTCAAAGGTATTCCTTACCATTGTTGGAATTCTCAACGCTGGCCGAAACTCgttctcgttcttcttgCTACTCATTGTCTGTATGGGCTATGGTGTTGTGAAGCACACCCTCGGTAGAACCATGATTAGGGTGCGATGGCTTGCAGCGGCTCACTTCCTGTTCGGACTGGTTTACTCACTGACTTTCCTCTCCATCACCCCCGAGACAGCTG GCCCATTTGTGCTTCTTATCGTCCTACCTCTGGCGGGGACATTGACTGCCTTCTATGTCTGGACACTCAACTCACTCAACTGGACACTCAAGGATCTCCGCGAGCGAAAGCAGCACGCGAAGGAAGCCATGTACCGAAAGCTCTGGTgggccatcctcatcagtgTCATGGTCATCTttggtttcttcttcttcaacagcttcaccTTTGCCTCAGCCAGCGATCCCGACTTTGTTCCTTTCCACTGGAAGACACGATGGTTCATCCTCGATGGCTGGCTGAACGTTGTCTACTTTGCTGACGTCGCATGGATCGCCTACCTTTGGCGTCCCACTTCCAACAACCGCCGCTTTGCCATGAGTGATGAGATTGCtcaagatgacgatggcaaCTTTGACCTTGGCGATATCGGTGTTCCAGGAGAAGActcggatgacgaggacgtcGAAGTGGGCAAGACTCGCAACGACTCGAGTAATGCCAATGgcctctccttctcaagcGCGTCGCAGAGCAGCGCTCAACCACCCAGAAACAACACTCGGACCGCTCCTCGTGAGTCACTAGAGAATGAGACCATTTTTGCTATAGGCGAGGATGGCGACAAATTTTCGGACGATGGaagtgacgaagaggacgCAAAGCTTGTGAAAACGAAGTaa